The sequence TTTTTGAACTGAAATCGATGCAGCAATATTCGCCGTTTCAATAGCATCATGTATGGTGGCTCCTCTTGCAAGTTCCACGGTTAGTACACCGTTAAATGTGTCTCCTGCTCCCGTTGTATCGACCGTATCTACCTTTATTCCTGCCATCTTTTGGAGTGAGTGGTTTTGCCAATACTCAATACCATTTGCTCCCTTTGTTTGAATTACTTTTGAATGAAAATCTCTTATTAATGGTTCATCAGTTGAGAAGATCGTCTTGTATTCGTGCTCGTTTGGTGTTAGATAGGTTATGTTCTCAAGAAAATGTCTGGTAAGCTTCCTAGCAGGAGCTGGATTGTATACTACTGGAATACAATGTAGTTGACAGATATCGACTACTTGTTCTTGAACAAGGTTGGGGATTTCATTTTGCATTAATACAATATCTGCCTCTGCAATCAAATGAGAAAGTCCCACAATATCTTTAACGGTTAATCTTCCGTTTGCTCCTTCATTAATTAATATAGAGTTTTCGCCATTAACAACCGTAACAATCGCTTTACCGGTAGTTGCGTTGTCTTTCACAAGGATATTCTCTGTGTTAATTTCTTGTGATTTTAAATGCTTGATAGCTTCTCTACCTAAATTATCTGAACCAACAGCACCTATAAAGGTAACATTCGCGCATGCACGAGCAGATGCGACAGCTTGATTAGCCCCTTTACCTCCAGGAAAAATATCAAATTTTCTTGCAACCATTGTTTCACCTGGACTTGGCCACTTTTCTGCAGTGACTACAAAATCCATGTTAATACTTCCAACGATGATTACATTAGGTTTTGTACGTGCAAGCTTCAATTCATGTCTCTCCTTAAATACTATCTAAAGGTTTTGTTGAACCTCTTGCCATTAAAGTAACTGGTAATAAATAGTTACTGTCTCGGACATCATATACTCCTTCAATTTTTTCGATCAATAATTCTGCCGCTTTTTCTCCCATTAAATAGATAGGCTGTTGTATCGTAGTTAATTGAGGTGTCGTATATTTACAAAGGTCAATGTCATCATATCCAATTATTTGTAAATCATTTGGAACGTTGATTCCGATTTCTTTCGCCGCTCTCAATACACCCGCTGCTATTAAGTCATTCCCAGCAAAAACCGCATCAAATCGATTACCATCTTTAAAAATAGCCTGACTCATTTGATAAGCATAGTCTGCTTCATACTTACACTCTTTTGTTTCAATTAATAATCCATGCTGTTTCATGGCAGTTTGGTAGCCCTCTGCTCTTTCTACAGCGGTGATAATATTACTTGGGCCAGAAAGATGGAGAATGCTTTTACACCCTAAAGATATCAGATGCTCCGTTGCCAGCTTTCCTCCTTCTTGATTTTGAACAGCGATATAAGAAGATTTATTTTTATCTACTCTATCTAAAAAAACAGTTGAAAAGGGGAGATTCTGATACACTGTATCCTCACAACTTTGATTCATAATTATTAATCCATCAATATATTTACTAGTCAGTTCTGTCACATATTTTTTTTCAATTTCAGGATCTGATTTCGTATTGCAAAGGACAACTACATATCCTTTCTTTTTGGCAACTTCTTCGATTGCCTTTGCTAACTCCGGGAAAAATGGGTTGGTGATATCAGGAATCAACAGAGCGATGGTGTTAGACTTTTTTTTATATAGCATTCTTGCTACTTCATTAGGTTTATAGTTTAAATGTTTAATAGCATCTTCCACTTGTTTAAGTGTTTCTTGACTGACATACCCTTTTTTATTAATGACCCGTGAAACTGTAGCTTCTGATACATTGGCATATTTAGCAACTTCTCGAATAGTTGTTGGACTCACCTCTTTCTATCTGTAACGGGTTACACATTGAAAAAAATGTTCTCACACGTAAAGGTTTGTATAGTTATATTTCATTATAACTATTATTGTGTAACCCGTTACACATCACTCATATCAGTAAAAAAGCATATAAAAATGTAGCAAGCTTTTATTTTTCAATCCTCCTTCTCTATGATGTCTATCATATACGTACTAAATCAACGAATCTCTCATCTTGTTATTTTTTCTTACCAACTTTTTAATATTCCTATGAATGCACAGGATCCATTTGTTTAATGGCATGGTCTTATCCAATAGCGCGAAAGTGCAACATAACACTATTGATATGTCCCTGAAATCTTGATAATTGATTCGAGTATTGATATTACCTACAGGAACATGATCATCTTTTTCAGAGACCTGACTACATTTTACATATAATACCATAATCCGTACTATAATCGGTTTAACTCCCCTCTTGAATTTATGAAAATAAATAAGAGGTTAAAAAATGAGTAGTAAAGAGAAGGATAATTTTCTATATGCGTTAGGCAGTTATTGCCTACAGGCACGTAAATCAAAAGGCTATACACGGCAGCAGGTGGCCGAAGTGATTGATATGAGTGTGGATGGATTAGAGAAGTTTGAAAAAGGGGATAGTAATGTGACGATCTATTTCATAACAAATTTATTTGCATTTCTAGATATTCCCAAGAGCGTACTTACTGATTTACACACGGAATACCTCAATGAAGCGATGCAGGAGCGTATTACACATATGGGAAACAGGATCAAATAATGACAGCAGTAACGACTAGCTACCGTGTCACCGATCAGACACTTGTGATCATGCCTGCCGCTCATCCAAGATATCCGACAAAAATTATCGAAACGACGCATGCAGTATACAGTACACAGACTCCATTAGCCATTGTGAAGGAAAATTGCTTACGACATGGCTCTACTTTTGAAGGCAGGCGGGTAGCAGTTCGTTACCACCTGCCCTTCTTAAAAAGGACCCCAATACCGATTCATCCAGTAGCATCTATCATCGCCTCCCCGACAAAACACTATAGAAATTCTGATTGTATCTGGTTGTTTTGGTGTCATCTTCATCGTATGGAAGCTAGATCGAAGCAAGTAACGGAGATTTATTTTGATCAACATGCACCGCTTACCATTAAAGAATCGGTTCAATCATTGAAATTGCAGAAGGAACGGGCTGGGATGTGTGCTACTTTGTTTCGGCAGTGGAACTGAACTTGTAACGAAAGATCAATTGCCAGCATAAACATTATAATTAGTACTAATGAATCTTTAGTATTTTAAATCATATATGTTCACATATTCATATGTTGTTATCAAAAAATACTTCCCTGAATATCCAGGGAAGTATTTACTTTTTATTATTTCTGCAAATTGGTTTCCATCAGATCCTGTAAAATCTTTCTTACATCTGCGCCGATTTCTTCATTCTCAAGTGCAAATTCGATCGTTGTCTTAATAAACCCTAATTTCTCCCCAACGTCATATCGCTTACCTGCGAAATCATAAGCAAATACGCTTTGATTTTCATTTAATTGCTGAATAGCATCGGTTAATTGTATCTCTCCTCCAGCACCAATTTTCTTTGCATCTAAATAGCCGAATATCTTTGGTGATAGTACATAACGCCCCATAATAGCAAAATTTGATGGTGCTGTACCTAGTGCTGGTTTTTCAACAAGATTTTTAATATTATATACATTGCCGTTCTGATTAAGGATGTCTACCATTCCATAACGATGCGTTTCATGGTCAGGAACTTGCTGGACACCTAGAATAGATCCGCCAAATGATTCATATTGTTCGATCATCTGCTTCAAACAAGGCTTATCTGCTCTAACAATGTCATCGCCTAATAATACAGCAAATGGTTCGTCACCTATAAATTTACGTGCACACCATACAGCATGCCCTAATCCTAGAGGTTCTTTCTGTCTGATATAATGCAATTCAACCTGGGATGGTTCTTTGGCTTTTTCAAGGAGATCGAATTTATTCTTCTTCATTAGGTTATCTTCTAATTCGAAGTTATGATCGAAATGATCTTCAATGGCCCGTTTTCCTTTACCAGTTACGATAATAATGTCTTCAATTCCGGATTCGATCGCTTCTTCAATTATTTACTGTATGGTCGGCTTATCAACGATCGGAAGCATTTCTTTTGGCATTGCCTTGGTTGCGGGTAAAAAACGTGTACCAAGTCCTGCAGCTGGTATAATGGCTTTTCTTACTTTTTTCACTGTTATCCCTCCAGGAAATCATTTTACAATATAATAATTTTTTCCAATAAATTAGTACTAGTTTACGATAAAATTCATGAAAATAATATTAACATAATGTAAAATCTATGATTCTGACTTGATTAACATGTTGTGTACTTTATTTACTTCTTCATCTGTCACCATTAAATAATAGATACCGCTTATTTTAGTACCGCTGCCCTGCATCATATAACTGGTGAAATGCTGTCTGGTATTACGGTAATTGGTAAAAAGATCTGTCATATCTTTAAATTCCATGTTGGTAACCACATTATTACCAAGTACGTCAATTAAGTTATTGATCTTACCAACTGAATTAAAGCTAGCCCCTTTGTCAACTACGGCCTTAATCACCTGGCGTTGACGTTCGGTTCTGCCAAAGTCACCATTAGGATCCTGATACCTCATTCGAACATAACCCATTGTTTGGGGACCATCTAATTGTATATCACCTTGCGCATAATGATACCCTTTTTTATAATAACCTGTGTCGTTCCAGTCCAGTTTATTATTCACTGTTATACCACCTAATGCATCAACTAAATTTGATAACCCTTCCATATTCATTCGGACGTAGTAGTCTAATTCAATATCCAGGAAATTCTCAACGGTGTTTATCGACATATCGACACCGCCAAAAGCATAGGCATGATTGATTTTATCATCCGTACCTCTTCCTACTATCTCTGTTCTTGTGTCACGGGGAATGCTTACTAATTGCATGGCATCATTATCAGGATCTAATGATAAAACCATTAAAGCATCGGATCGCCCACTGTCCGAAGATCTTTCATCGACTCCTAGTAAGAGTACATTTAGCGGTTCCTGATCTTTTATTTTTTTCTTTGTTACGGTGGTATCAATGGTTTCTACTTCTTCGTGGACTTTCTGTTCCACTGTTTGTTGAGCGTTATGATAAATGGAATAAACATAACCAGCTATTGACAATATGACTACTACTATTACGGCTAATGTAACTTTCAGCCAACGTTTTGACTTTTTATTTCGCTCTACTCTTTTAGTCATTATCATTTCCCCTTATAGAGTTAAAGGAGCACAAATATATCTACTCCTCCTTATAATACTGTGATATTAATACCTATTGATAAAGTTCATAAACGTTTTTCAAATCCTCCAGAAGTCTGATTCCCCTAGAAAAATTAGTTATTATAATAGACTTAGTTTTCTACTAAAAACCAACCATTCAATAATTCTTTTCGATTATAATAAAAACGTGCCTCATCCTCATATCGTGTTACTTTGCCACCAGCTGCTTCTACTATAGCTTGACCAGCCCCTGTATCCCATTCCATCGTCGGAGCATACCGAGGATAAAAATCTGCTTTCCCCTCAGCAACTAGACAAAACTTTAATGAACTGCCTGAAGAAACTACATTCACTTCTCCATTTAAAGTATTAATGAATTCTTCGGTTTCCTTCGACATATGTGAACGGCTTGCTACCACATTCGTAACCTTACTTTCTTTTACTTCTGGTAAACGAATACTTAGATTCTTTAAATCTTCTACATTAGAGATAGTTGCTTGAGAAGCTTTATTTAATTTATAAGCACCATCTCCCTTTACACCGAAGTAAAACGTATCTAAAGCTGGAGCATAAATCACTCCTAAAGCAGGATATTTTCCATCGATGAGTGCAATATTGACCGTGAATTCATCATTCTTCTTAATAAATTCTTTCGTTCCATCTAGAGGATCAACTAACCAGAATTCTTTCCAGTCTTTTCGTTCTTCGAATGCAATTTCTCTTCCTTCCTCACTTAAAACAGGAATGGATGCATCTATTTTCATTAATCCTTCCGCTATCACTTGGTGTGCTCTTTTATCTGCGATAGTTAATGGTGAATCATCATCTTTATGTTCTACTTCAAAGTCTTGCTGATAGACATCCATAATTTCTTTCCCGGCATCTAAGCAGACGTTGAATAAATCGAATATGTACTTACTCAATTTTAATTCACTCCATTCATTAAATTTAAAACCATATTATATTTACCACCGTTACTGTTATTACCATGACAATAATGCTTAATGGGGTTCCCACTTTCATATAGTCTTTAAATTGATATCCACCTGGACCATATACAATCAGGTTTGTCTGATAACCAATCGGTGTAATAAAACTTGCTGATGCTGCAATAGCAATGGTTACAGCGAATCCTATGTAATCTACTGCTAATGAATCAGCCATTTCTAATCCGATAGGCAGCATGAGAACAGCTGCCGCACTATTTGTTATTAATTCGGTAAATACGTTAGTTAGAATATAAACAAACGTCAGTATCGCTATGATTCCAAGCGGTTTACCGACTTCTAATAAACCATTTGCCATCCAAGATGCTAATCCCGTTTTGGTCATCGCTGTACCAACTCCGAATGCACTGGCTATTAACAGTAAGACATGAAACTGTACTTTTTTCTTTGCTTCTTCGGGACTAATGATTTTGGTAAGGATAAAAATTAAAACAGCAAACAACATCGCCTTGAACATCGATAATAAGTTAAAAGCAACCGATAAAATCATTGTTATTAAAACGATCAGTGAGAACCAGCCTTTTGATCTGTTTTCATTTAAATTGTCTGGTGTTTCCAGTGATGATACTACGTAAAAGTCGTTGGAATACTGATAAGTTCTTGTAAAATCTGATCCTGTCAACAGTAATAAAACATCCCCTGGTTTTAAAACGATATCTCCAATTTTACTTTTAATTCGTTCGTTATTACGATGAACAGCTAGTACACCTGCATCGAATTTTGAACGAAACTGTGACTGTTTAATGGACTTAGATAGAAGAGATGATTGATGTGATACAACAGCTTCTACCAATTGAACATGTCCATTTTTCAAATCATCTAAATCTAAATCAGTACCTGTCTCTAAATGCAAGCCTTTCAACTGTTGTAATTCAGCAATAGTAGAGATTAATCCAGTAAAAATCAAGCGGTCACCGGCACGTATAACCGTCGTAGATTTAACAGGCGATAACCTTTCAGCACCACGAATAATTTCGATTAAATATAACCCTTTTAACTCTCGCAATCCTGCCGCTTCTACCGTCAAATCAATAGAAGGAAAATCATCTAATACTATCATTTCCGCGATATATTCTCGACTATCTTGTTTCACTTGATCACTAAAGCCCTTATTAGAAGGCAATAATTTAAATCCAACCGTAAAAATATAAATTAATCCTATTAGCAACACTGGTATTCCAACGATAGATAATTGAAACAATGAAAAACCGTCTAATCCATAATCTAGTAACATACCATGCACCACTAAATTAGTAGACGTACCAATTAACGTAATCGTTCCACCCAGTATCGTTACATAGGATAGTGGTATCAAAAACTTAGAAGGCGGAATTCCTCTCTCTTCACACCATTTCTTAATCATTGGCGTGAAGGTAACAACGATTGGTGTATTATTTAAAAAAGCAGATGAAATGGATACCGGTATAAAGAAACGAAGCATACTTCCTTTGATACTCCTACTCTTGCTTAGCCAGCGTTTCATTACTTGTTCCAAGATACCATGCTTTTGCACTGCACCAGCTACAATAAATAATAATGCGATGGTCAGCATCCCTTGATTAGAGAATCCTTTAAATGCTTCTTCCGGACTTAACAGACCAGTTAATACGAATATGACTAACACAGAAAATACGATCATATCCGGTCTAGCAATTTCGAATAGCAAAGCCAGGAACATGGTAACAATTGCAATTAATACAAATCCCATTTCGATTGTCACTTGAGGAATCACCTCCCTATTAGAAAAGCTACTATTTCAAAGAGATAGTAGCTTTTCAACTAATTAAATCAAAAACTTCGTCATTTCTTTCACTACATAATCTGTAGCTTCTTCAAGTGAATATTGACTCGTATCGATTTCGATTTCTGGAGTTGTTGGCTTTTCATAAGGACTGGATATGCCAGTGAAGTTAGGAATTTCACCGCTACGAGCTTTTTTATATAGACCTTTGACATCACGTTCTTCACAGACCTCTAAAGGAGTACTTACGAATATCTCAATATAAGATTCTCCGATGATTTCACGTGCATTTTGTCGATCACTTTCATATGGCGAGATGAAAGAAGTTAATGCAATTAAGCCAGCATCATTCATTAATTTACCCACTTCTGCAATTCGACGAATATTCTCTACACGATCCTGTTCTTTAAATCCTAAGTTCTTATTTAAGCCGTGACGAACATTATCGCCGTCTAACAGCATAGTATGATATCCTGAAGCAACCAAGCGCTTTTCCACTTCATTGGCAAGCGTTGATTTACCTGATCCCGACAAACCGGTAAACCATAATGTTACTGGTTTTTGTCCCTTCTGTTGCGCTCTTACGTCTCTTGATACATCTGTTTCCTGCCATATAACATTCGTGGAACGACGTAACGCATGTTCAATTACACCGCAACCAGACGTCATATTGGTAACTCGGTCAATTAAAATAAGTCCACCAAGTGCTTCATTATTATCAAATTTATCAAACACCATATTTTCCGATAGTGAAATATCACATTCCACCAATTCATTTTTGAATATTTTATCGGCTGGTACTTCTTTACCTGTATTGATATCAATTTTATGTTTAATCGACATAACCGTACCTGGTAAAAGTTTCGTTCCGACTTTCACCAAATAGTTTCGCCCTTCGACTAATTCTGCGTCATCCATCCAAAGAATATTAGCCGTAAACATATCGGTCACCTGGATATTTTTTGACGTTGTCAATACACAGCCTCGGGAGACATCCACTTCTCGATCTAATTGAATGGTTACGGGTTGCCCTGCGTTAGCCTCTGACACTTCATAGTCTGTGACCAAAATACTTTTTACTTTCGCTTTTTCCTGACTGGGAAGTGTTATAATTTCATCGCCTTCCTTAACACTTCCCGCCTCTACTTGCCCTTGGAAGCCTCTAAAAGTATGATTTGGACGACTGACTCGTTGAACAGGCATGACAAAATCGTGATGATCTGCATCATCTTCTACGTCGATATCTTCCAAATAAGGGAGCAACGGCTTTCCATCATACCAGAGCGTATTATCAGAATTTTTTGTAATGTTGTCCCCTTCTGTAGCAGATACTGGAATGGCTTGAATACTCTCTAAATTAAAACCATATGTCATCTGCTGAAAGTCTTTGGAGATTTCTTCAAACCGCTTTTGATCATAACCGATAAGATCCATTTTGTTGACAGCTAATACAATATGCTTGATCCCCATCAATGCACAAATACGAGCATGTCGTTTTGTTTGGGAAATGACACCTTTTGTTGCATCCACCAAAATAACTGCTAAATCAGCAAAAGACGCACCAACTGCCATATTACGCGTATATTCTTCATGACCAGGTGTATCCGCAACAATGAACGAGCGATCATCGGTTGTAAAATAACGATAAGCAACATCAATCGTAATCCCTTGCTCACGCTCTGCCATTAAGCCATCTAATAGAAGAGAATAGTCAATTTCTCCACCACGGCTACCAACCTTTGAATCTAGTTCCAAGGCTTTCTCCTGATCAGCAAATAATAGTTTTGCATCATAGAGCATATGTCCAATTAATGTGGATTTACCATCGTCGACACTACCACAAGTAATAAATTTCAATAATCCCTTCATTCTAGAAATACCCCTCTCTCTTACGACGTTCCATGCTGCCAGCTGCTTCCTGGTCAATCACACGGCTGGTTCGTTCTGATGAAACTGCACCTAGCGTTTCTTCAATGATCTCGTCTAATGTAGCAGCATCAGATTCTACACCACCAGTCAGAGGATAACAGCCTAATGTACGAAAGCGGACTTTCTTCTGTTCAATCTTCTCATCAGGTTCTAGTTTTAATCGATCATCATCTACCATTACGATGTTGCCATCTCTGTAGACGACTGGACGTTCTTTAGCAAAATACAGTGGAACGATATCGATTTCTTCTTTTTTGATATACTGCCAGATATCTTTCTCTGTCCAGTTAGAAAGTGGGAAAACGCGCATGCTTTCACCTTTATTTATTTTGGTATTATACAATTTCCACATTTCAGGTTTCTGATTTTTCGGATCCCAGGCATGATTTTTATTACGGAAAGAAAATATTCTTTCTTTGGCACGTGATTTTTCTTCGTCACGACGTCCTCCACCGAATGCTGCGTCAAATTGATACTTATCTAAAGCTTGTTTAAGCGCTTGAGTCTTCATAATATCCGTATAAGATGAACCATGATCAAACGGATTTATGCCTTGCTCTACACCCTCTTGATTTGTATGTTCCAACATTTCGATACCTAATTCTTTTGCTTTTCTATCACGGAAGTCTATCATTTCCTTGAACTTCCATGTTGTATTTACATGGAGAAACGGAAATGGTGGTTTCTCTGGATAAAATGCTTTCATTGCTAAATGTAGCATTACAGAACTGTCTTTACCAATTGAATATAGCATTACTGGGTTTTCACATTCTGCGGCTACTTCTCTTATTATGTAAATTGCTTCTGCCTCGAGTTGGTCGAGGTGAGAATTATTTTCCATACTTTTTCTCCTTTTCACAACTATTAATTAAATTAAAATACATACAATTACTCAAAAATTATTATATTTTTATATATGATTTCTTTGTCTAGTGTTAAACATGGTCCACTAGGCTAACAATATCTTTCCTCTAAATAATAAACATTAGATAAACTTATCAATAAATTAAGGAGATCAACGACCCCATTTATTTCTAAAAACCTTTATTTCTTCTTCAGTATAAAAATGGTTCATATATTTGGTATTATATAGTTTTTCAATATAATCTTCAGATGGAATAAACACTTTTTTAAAGCGTTTATACAAATCTGAATACCATTTATTATCACCGATATTCGCTTTGTTTAACTTAAAATTAGGCATGTCGAGAAATTGTTGTATTTTTACTTCTAAATCGTTTAATTTCTCCATTTTAATAACCATAATATCAAGATTTCTTGTATTAATTATTGTATATCCCTTTTCTTTGTCAAAAGGATAATCGTATATGTCGACACTGAAAGTACGATTAAATTCATTATCAAACCATTTAATCCCATAATTATGATGGAATTTATTCAGAAATAATTGAATGATTAATTCAAAATTAACATCTTCATCTGAACGGTTATTGTAACTTCGATTAATTTCAAAAATAGGAAAGTGTATTCCTTGAAAATACATTGCAATATTTCTTGAAATTGGTTCTCTAGCTAAAGTAATTATTTTCAAACGTTTATTCGTTCGTAATAGCGCGTTCTTAAAGAAGACATTATTGTATACTTTGTATTTCATTATTGATTTTGTTGGGAAATAGTAATCAATAGATTTTAAGTCATGAAATTGTTCAAACATAACTGGATGGTGAAAACTATGAATATGTTCCGCTTGTCCACCATTTTCAATAATTGAGTCTGCAATACTAGTAGAGCCTACTTTACCCATTTGGTATATCAAGATTAAGTTCTTAAAATCACTGAATTTTTTCAAATTTCACCTACTCCAATCACCTTTTGCACTTTTATTATATAAGTACAGATTAAAATTAATTATCCATCATATATACTTAGAGTTAATTCAAAATAACAAATTTTTATTATTGGAATATTTCATTAGACATATCTTTAACGGATTTTACCAATTAGAGTTGGATAGATATTTATTTTTTTATAAACACCATATGCTAATAAAACATTCCAAACGATCAAACTTATTGAAGTTGCGGTAGCCGCCCCAATAATCCCCCATTTTGGAATCAGTATTGCATTTAAAATTATGTTCGAAACAGCTGCAACAGCAACACCGAAAGCATTAAATTTTTCATATCCAGTCATTATTAATAATTGCCCTACAGAACCAAATGCAGCATTTACTAATTGCCCAAATGCTAATATAGCTAAAGATGTTCCACCAATTGCGTATTCGTTACCATAGAAAAATGATAAAATTGTTCCGCCATAGAAAATAAATAATAATGCTATTGGAAGGGAAATAAAAAATATTAATCTGGCACTCAGAGTCACCATTTTTTGCAATTCTAGCATTTTATTATCTACGTATAAACTTGAAAATCTTGGTGAGAACACCGAATTAAGAGCCGTCAGCGCAAATATAATTAGCTCTGCTCCTTTTGTTACCACTTGGTAGATACCCACATCAGTTGAATTCTTCAATACTCCTAACATCAATATATCAAACCGATTGTTTAAGTACATCATTCCTCCAACTAACAAAAGTGGGATCGCACTATGTATCCAAGTTTTAATATTATATTTTTCTTTTGTATTTTTCACTTGAAAAGGTATTTTTGCTCGTAAAAATAACACTCCTACTAAAAAGGCAATCCCTACTGTGAGTACACGAATAATTATTGCAGTCGTTGCATCAAGATCGATGCCTATAATAAATCTTGTCAAGAACAATATTATTATAAATACAGCAGGTATAATTAGATTCTCTGGCATTTGTCCTAATATAACATTATTTAATCCTTTTAAAATTCCTGTACGAACAGCGTTTAAAGCGAGTAAAGGTAATAGTAACAATCCAACAATTATTGTTTTCTCATCAAAATTTATATCTAATGATAAAACAATACATAAAGTGACCAAGAATATCGATAGAGATATAATCAAAGCAAGTATATTACTAACTTTAAGCAATCCTTTTAACTGACTCCACTCTGACCTTGTTTTATAAGCAGATATGAAACGAATTATCATATTTGGAAATCCATTATTAGTAGGGATACTTAATAATCCGATTAAGGCAATAATATAGGAATATTCTCCATATTCTACAACCCCTAATAATCGAGCAAGTATTATACTTGTGACAAAGGCCAAAAAACTTCCAATTATTTTCAAAATTATACTTCCTGATATACTTCTCACCAATTTTGACTGTAATATATTTTTCATTTTCTCTCCTACCAAAACAAAATAATAGAAATAGTTCTTTGAGACTATAACCATAAAGTATTTAAACCGTTTTTCACCAACTACTTATGCTTTTCAATGTATTTAATATTTACATCATTTAAGCCACGAGGTTAAATCTCTACCAATTATATTTTGAGTTTTCATTATATCCTCCCTAAAAAATTCTATAAGATATCCACGTACTTCACTATCCATCTTAGGTTTTTCAATATTCATCGATATTGCTTTATGTCTTAATTTATTTCTTATGTTTAAAGGAAGAAACTTTTTAACAGTACTTTTTACCATATTATCATTTAGTATAATTTCTTGAATAAATTTATTCTTTGGAATTCCTGATTGATTGTACTTATTAGAAGTTTTAATGCTATGAACTTCTAACTCTAAGAACTTTTGAATTTCTACTAGTAAGTTATTAGGGTTATTTAGTAGGTCGTCATATAAAACTACCTTCACATTATTATATCCAAATACATCATAATAAGTTTTTACTTGATTGTAATATAACCCCACATTTTTATAATGCCATATTTGGTGATAACCCGAATCTATTCTCTTGTTCTCTTCTAATAAAGCATCTTTAAAGCTTAAATTCTCACGTAAGTCTCTGCAAAGATGTGTGTAGGCTGAATATGCCCTTTCTTTTGGATCTCTTAAAATAATTATAATTTTGGA is a genomic window of Gracilibacillus salinarum containing:
- a CDS encoding competence protein ComK, with the protein product MTAVTTSYRVTDQTLVIMPAAHPRYPTKIIETTHAVYSTQTPLAIVKENCLRHGSTFEGRRVAVRYHLPFLKRTPIPIHPVASIIASPTKHYRNSDCIWLFWCHLHRMEARSKQVTEIYFDQHAPLTIKESVQSLKLQKERAGMCATLFRQWN
- a CDS encoding LCP family glycopolymer transferase, which codes for MTKRVERNKKSKRWLKVTLAVIVVVILSIAGYVYSIYHNAQQTVEQKVHEEVETIDTTVTKKKIKDQEPLNVLLLGVDERSSDSGRSDALMVLSLDPDNDAMQLVSIPRDTRTEIVGRGTDDKINHAYAFGGVDMSINTVENFLDIELDYYVRMNMEGLSNLVDALGGITVNNKLDWNDTGYYKKGYHYAQGDIQLDGPQTMGYVRMRYQDPNGDFGRTERQRQVIKAVVDKGASFNSVGKINNLIDVLGNNVVTNMEFKDMTDLFTNYRNTRQHFTSYMMQGSGTKISGIYYLMVTDEEVNKVHNMLIKSES
- the rbsK gene encoding ribokinase, translating into MKLARTKPNVIIVGSINMDFVVTAEKWPSPGETMVARKFDIFPGGKGANQAVASARACANVTFIGAVGSDNLGREAIKHLKSQEINTENILVKDNATTGKAIVTVVNGENSILINEGANGRLTVKDIVGLSHLIAEADIVLMQNEIPNLVQEQVVDICQLHCIPVVYNPAPARKLTRHFLENITYLTPNEHEYKTIFSTDEPLIRDFHSKVIQTKGANGIEYWQNHSLQKMAGIKVDTVDTTGAGDTFNGVLTVELARGATIHDAIETANIAASISVQKNGAQQGMPTQSEISKARKQLEIF
- a CDS encoding helix-turn-helix domain-containing protein, which encodes MSSKEKDNFLYALGSYCLQARKSKGYTRQQVAEVIDMSVDGLEKFEKGDSNVTIYFITNLFAFLDIPKSVLTDLHTEYLNEAMQERITHMGNRIK
- the cysQ gene encoding 3'(2'),5'-bisphosphate nucleotidase CysQ — encoded protein: MSKYIFDLFNVCLDAGKEIMDVYQQDFEVEHKDDDSPLTIADKRAHQVIAEGLMKIDASIPVLSEEGREIAFEERKDWKEFWLVDPLDGTKEFIKKNDEFTVNIALIDGKYPALGVIYAPALDTFYFGVKGDGAYKLNKASQATISNVEDLKNLSIRLPEVKESKVTNVVASRSHMSKETEEFINTLNGEVNVVSSGSSLKFCLVAEGKADFYPRYAPTMEWDTGAGQAIVEAAGGKVTRYEDEARFYYNRKELLNGWFLVEN
- a CDS encoding LacI family DNA-binding transcriptional regulator, producing MSPTTIREVAKYANVSEATVSRVINKKGYVSQETLKQVEDAIKHLNYKPNEVARMLYKKKSNTIALLIPDITNPFFPELAKAIEEVAKKKGYVVVLCNTKSDPEIEKKYVTELTSKYIDGLIIMNQSCEDTVYQNLPFSTVFLDRVDKNKSSYIAVQNQEGGKLATEHLISLGCKSILHLSGPSNIITAVERAEGYQTAMKQHGLLIETKECKYEADYAYQMSQAIFKDGNRFDAVFAGNDLIAAGVLRAAKEIGINVPNDLQIIGYDDIDLCKYTTPQLTTIQQPIYLMGEKAAELLIEKIEGVYDVRDSNYLLPVTLMARGSTKPLDSI